Proteins from a single region of Ziziphus jujuba cultivar Dongzao chromosome 1, ASM3175591v1:
- the LOC107419608 gene encoding uncharacterized protein LOC107419608, whose translation MSGGTPVAGGYMRQRHSQGYASSGDDLEDDACSKLRPSSPPIPRVWTRVEILENVLWLVSAAFIVYYGDRNSNMIYLLWHDDRIRRMPLYLGMVCVALNVIIFCYTSMLAYSARRFDEKWEITSITALPFVTLLGLISFCFFSYALWPIWSYLTLPLLFTMFMAFMVIFPYFVIGTFRSQNDALRTD comes from the exons ATGTCGGGTGGTACACCGGTTGCCGGTGGATATATGAGACAGAGGCATAGTCAGGGCTATGCTTCAAGTGGTGATGATCTTGAGGATGATGCATGCTCGAAGCTTCGCCCTTCCTCGCCGCCAATTCCGAGAGTTTGGACCCGGGTTGAGATCTTGGAGAATGTTCTTTGGCTTGTCTCAGCAGCTTTCATTGTATATTATGGTGATAGGAACTCCAATATGATATATCTCCTGTGGCATGATGATCGAATTAGAAG AATGCCCTTATACCTTGGAATGGTCTGTGTGGCTTTGAATGTTATAATCTTTTGTTATACAAGCATGCTAGCATACAGTGCCAGGAGATTTGATGAAAAATGGGAAATAACTAGTATAACCGCTTTGCCATTTGTTACACTACTTGGGCTGATCTCCTTTTGCTT TTTCTCCTATGCATTGTGGCCAATTTGGAGTTACTTGACGCTTCCTCTTCTG TTCACAATGTTTATGGCATTCATGGTTATATTTCCCTACTTTGTAATTGGGACATTTAGGTCACAAAATGATGCGCTCCGTACAGATTAA
- the LOC107419602 gene encoding mediator of RNA polymerase II transcription subunit 17: protein MDEKVQISLDKLPVKRLESIEENGAERFPSDVGYDEKRLSLIRRIDFAWAVEKDDKKKQKKSSKETSTPWQWQGMVENLQLAHQELSVIIDLINTVEENDGVTVASMTRPKPLPNEVLSDLAVSAATKLQCFRHLSKYFKQSAKALEQQVAREARFYGALIRLQQNWKVKRQRVAVSSSGNEGFTIDLFDNTLHDPASVFRPSSLSMVRVDHDPAGMLAINLPPSSCRSLQFGFVGAHPCDGIESSKTKSHHSQQDYSRETEKEPVNDDECIRETHSLLREVHQAIFDEQVFDLVNREAFNQSLGANVTGIRENYLQLSIGQEYSVFISLVPSGQGDQTVNGAGTEDLENAILPLDTLDGVKLPDEKPDTFKKSGIPNSISYEIYLQQIFHDHVFVRATDKPVSSSTPHLSGQSAKEHSGLLGHFCMSLAHRIFSNKVLMELENVVSGVQYLQLISHPTWHSRTSSWTLVMNIPESILHAGCQNLTSELNHTKNVTKTLFRTKVVVINDCIHIEGKGAPNVIGPFKGNTQEKSSMNRYECDLADLPLIILQQVASQIIRWLHEEALMVGIKVNRDFLCLSFELDQGETVSLLAHVDPEDAQGCISWWLVMEDGLAEERKLHMDISDGSSEYRKFLGYLSLDVLYSTLMDLVSLCSGRCS, encoded by the exons ATGGACGAGAAAGTGCAAATCTCTCTCGACAAGCTACCCGTCAAGAGGTTGGAGTCTATTGAAGAAAACGGCGCTGAACGCTTCCCTTC TGATGTGGGATATGACGAGAAGCGGCTTTCGCTGATTCGGCGAATTGACTTCGCTTGGGCAGTCGAGAAGGACGACAAGAAAAAGCAGAAGAAGAGCTCGAAGGAGACTTCAACGCCATGGCAGTGGCAGGGCATGGTGGAGAACTTGCAGTTGGCTCACCAGGAACTTTCTGTCATTATAGATCTCATAAATACT GTGGAAGAAAATGATGGTGTAACAGTTGCTAGCATGACTAGGCCAAAGCCATTACCTAATGAAGTTCTGTCTGACCTTGCTGTATCTGCAGCAACCAAGTTACAATGCTTCCGG CAtcttagtaaatattttaagcaGTCTGCAAAAGCTTTGGAACAGCAGGTAGCTAGAGAAGCAAGATTCTATGGTGCTTTAATCAG ATTGCAGCAGAACTGGAAAGTTAAACGGCAGCGTGTTGCAGTTTCATCTTCTGGAAATGAAGGCTTCACCATTGACCTTTTTGACAATACATTACATGATCCAGCATCTGTGTTTCGCCCATCTTCATTGTCAATGGTTCGTGTTGACCATGACCCAGCTGGCATGCTGGCCATAAATTTACCTCCAAGTTCCTGTCGTTCTCTTCAGTTTGGTTTTGTTGGTGCTCATCCATGTGATGGTATTGAATCAAGTAAAACGAAAAGTCATCACTCACAGCAGGATTACTCAAGGGAAACTGAGAAAGAACCAGTCAATGATGATGAGTGCATTAGAGAAACACATTCACTCCTTCGTGAAGTTCATCAAGCTATCTTTGATGAGCAG GTATTTGATTTGGTGAATCGTGAAGCATTTAACCAATCTTTAGGAGCCAATGTGACAGGAATAAGAGAGAATTATTTGCAATTAAGTATAGGTCAAGAATACTCGGTATTCATATCCCTTGTGCCATCTGGTCAAGGAGATCAAACAGTTAATGGTGCAGGAACCGAAGATTTAGAAAATGCAATTTTACCTTTGGACACATTGGACGGGGTGAAGTTACCAGATGAGAAACCTGATACCTTTAAGAAGTCAGGAATTCCCAATAGCATAAGTTATGAAATATATCTGCAACAGATTTTTCATGATCATGTATTTGTAAGAGCAACGGATAAACCTGTTTCAAGTAGTACTCCTCATTTATCTGGTCAATCAGCAAAGGAACATTCAGGTCTTCTAGGTCATTTCTGTATGTCTTTGGCTCATAGAATCTTTTCTAACAAAGTTCTCATGGAGCTGGAAAATGTG GTTTCTGGGGTTCAATATCTTCAGTTGATATCTCATCCTACTTGGCATTCTCGCACATCATCATGGACACTCGTCATGAACATTCCAGAATCTATTCTACATGCAGGCTGCCAAAACCTAACATCAGAATTGAATCACACAAAGAATGTTACTAAGACTCTCTTTCGGACTAAGGTGGTTGTAATCAATGATTGCATACATATAGAAGGGAAAGGTGCTCCAAATGTTATTGGTCCCTTCAAAGGGAATACTCAGGAAAAGAGTTCAATGAACAGATATGAATGTGACTTGGCAGATCTTCCTCTGATAATTTTACAGCAG GTTGCAAGCCAGATTATTCGTTGGCTGCATGAGGAAGCTCTTATGGTTGGAATAAAGGTTAACCGAGACTTTCTATGTTTATCATTTGAGCTGGATCAAGGTGAAACAGTCAGCTTGTTGGCACATGTAGACCCAGAAGATGCTCAAGGATGCATATCATGGTGGTTGGTTATGGAGGATGGTCTCGCAGAGGAACGGAAACTTCATATGGACATCTCTGATGGTTCTTCTGAATATAGGAAGTTCTTAGGTTACTTATCATTGGATGTGTTATATTCAACATTGATGGACTTGGTAAGTTTGTGCAGTGGACGTTGTAGCTAG